The following proteins are co-located in the Silene latifolia isolate original U9 population chromosome 1, ASM4854445v1, whole genome shotgun sequence genome:
- the LOC141607673 gene encoding abscisic acid 8'-hydroxylase CYP707A2-like has protein sequence MVIIFVALITFVVIFIVYLVFKSPAFAFRNRKLPLPPGTMGYPYVGETFQLYSQNPNVFFASKVQKYGSVFKSHILGCPCVMISSPEAAKFVLSTNSNLFKPTFPASKERMLGKEAIFFHQNDYHLKLRKLVVKSFMPDAIRSYVSDIDSIASQTLKSFEGSEINTFQEMKTYTFNVALLSIFGKDEIKYIEDLKKCYYILEKGYNSMPINLPGTLFNKSMKARKELGRISARIISSRRQTNKDHKDLLASFMGDKEGLTDQQIIDNVIGVIFAARDTTASVLTWIVKYLADNPCVLQAVTEEQEAVIKGKEEDGEEKVLSWSDTKKMPYTTKVIQETLRVASILSFTFREAVEDVEYEGYLIPKGWKVLPLFRNIHHSPAHFPEPEKFDPSRFEVAPKPNTFLPFGNGIHACPGNELAKLEILVLLHHLTTKYRWSIIGPQDEIHYGPFALPQNGLPIQLFGKSQQ, from the exons ATGGTGATCATATTTGTAGCTTTGATCACATTTGTTGTCATCTTCATTGTTTACCTTGTGTTTAAATCCCCTGCTTTCGCCTTCCGAAACCGAAAGCTTCCTCTTCCTCCTGGCACCATGGGTTATCCTTATGTAGGAGAGACCTTTCAACTCTACTCCCAAAACCCAAATGTCTTCTTTGCTTCCAAAGTTCAAAA gTATGGTTCAGTATTTAAGAGTCACATATTGGGATGTCCATGTGTGATGATATCAAGTCCAGAGGCAGCAAAGTTTGTGCTATCAACAAATTCAAATTTATTTAAGCCAACATTTCCTGCTAGTAAAGAGAGGATGTTAGGCAAAGAAGCCATCTTCTTTCATCAAAATGATTACCATCTTAAACTCAGGAAACTTGTTGTAAAGTCTTTCATGCCGGATGCCATTCGCAGTTACGTGTCTGATATCGACTCTATCGCCTCCCAAACCCTTAAGTCATTTGAAGGATCCGAGATCAACACTTTCCAGGAGATGAAAACC TACACATTCAACGTGGCACTATTGTCAATATTTGGGAAAGATGAAATAAAGTATATAGAAGATTTGAAGAAATGTTATTACATCCTAGAGAAAGGTTACAATTCAATGCCAATTAATTTACCCGGAACACTATTTAATAAATCAATGAAGGCCCGAAAAGAATTGGGTCGGATATCGGCCCGAATAATATCAAGTCGAAGGCAAACgaacaaggatcacaaagatttGCTAGCGTCATTCATGGGTGACAAAGAAGGCCTCACAGACCAACAAATTATTGACAATGTTATTGGTGTTATCTTTGCTGCTAGGGACACTACTGCTAGTGTCCTCACTTGGATTGTCAAGTACCTTGCTGACAATCCCTGCGTCCTTCAGGCTGTCACG GAAGAGCAAGAAGCGGTAATTAAAGGAAAAGAAGAGGATGGAGAAGAGAAGGTATTAAGTTGGAGTGATACAAAGAAAATGCCATACACAACAAAGGTGATACAAGAAACATTAAGGGTGGCTTCAATATTATCATTTACATTTAGAGAAGCAGTTGAAGATGTTGAATATGAAGGGTACCTTATTCCTAAGGGATGGAAAGTACTTCCTTTGTTTAGGAATATTCACCACAGTCCTGCTCATTTCCCTGAGCCTGAGAAGTTTGACCCCTCTAGATTTGAG GTGGCACCAAAACCGAATACATTCTTGCCATTTGGCAATGGGATCCATGCATGTCCTGGCAATGAACTGGCAAAGCTGGAGATTCTAGTTCTATTACATCATCTAACTACGAAGTACAG GTGGTCTATTATTGGCCCACAAGATGAAATTCACTATGGCCCATTTGCACTTCCTCAGAATGGCCTACCAATTCAATTATTTGGGAAAAGTCAACAGTGA